A single Bosea sp. PAMC 26642 DNA region contains:
- the rseP gene encoding RIP metalloprotease RseP — MEFVTTIWNAGHFLLSYLLPFLFVLTTVIFVHELGHFLVGRWCGVDVKVFSIGFGREIVGFNDKHGTRWRIAMIPLGGYVKFSGDADASSAPDHAEVAQMSQRERERSFPAQSIGERAAIVAAGPIANFLLAILIFGATSFIFGKQVLIPRVDEIVAGSAAERAGLKSGDLVLSIDGSPIGSFGDMQRAVSIRPNETLSLVVDRAGSALTLPVTPDLVETSSPLGKQRIGIIGVRASRNPQDWSTQRFGLLESARLGVTESWFVVERTYDYLSKLVVGRESTDQLSGPIRIAQVSGMVASSGGLLGLINLAAILSVSIGLMNLFPIPMLDGGHLMFYAIEALRGRPLSERAQEIGLRVGLGLVLMLMLFVTWNDLVHVRSLL; from the coding sequence ATGGAATTCGTGACAACGATCTGGAATGCGGGTCATTTCCTGTTGAGCTACCTGCTGCCCTTCCTGTTCGTCCTGACGACCGTGATCTTCGTCCACGAACTCGGCCATTTCCTCGTCGGACGCTGGTGCGGCGTGGACGTGAAGGTGTTCTCGATCGGCTTTGGCCGCGAGATCGTCGGCTTCAACGACAAGCACGGCACGCGCTGGCGCATCGCCATGATCCCGCTCGGCGGCTATGTGAAATTCTCCGGCGATGCCGACGCCTCGAGTGCGCCCGACCATGCCGAAGTTGCGCAGATGTCGCAGCGCGAGCGCGAACGCTCGTTTCCGGCCCAGTCGATCGGCGAGCGCGCCGCGATCGTCGCAGCCGGCCCGATTGCCAATTTCCTGCTCGCCATCCTTATCTTCGGTGCCACATCGTTCATTTTCGGCAAGCAGGTGCTGATCCCGCGCGTCGACGAAATCGTTGCCGGCAGCGCGGCCGAACGCGCCGGGTTGAAGTCGGGCGATCTCGTCCTGTCGATCGACGGCAGTCCGATCGGCAGCTTCGGCGACATGCAGCGCGCCGTCTCCATCAGGCCGAACGAAACGCTCTCGCTCGTCGTCGACCGCGCCGGCAGCGCGCTGACCCTCCCGGTCACGCCCGATCTGGTCGAGACCAGTTCTCCTCTCGGCAAGCAGCGTATCGGCATCATCGGCGTGCGCGCCTCGCGCAATCCGCAGGACTGGTCGACGCAACGATTCGGCCTGCTGGAATCCGCCAGGCTCGGCGTCACCGAAAGCTGGTTCGTCGTCGAGCGAACCTATGACTACCTGTCCAAGCTCGTCGTCGGCCGGGAATCGACCGACCAGCTCTCCGGTCCGATCCGGATCGCGCAGGTCTCCGGCATGGTCGCATCGAGCGGCGGCCTGTTGGGCCTGATCAACCTGGCCGCGATCCTCTCGGTTTCGATCGGCCTGATGAACCTGTTCCCGATTCCGATGCTCGATGGCGGACACCTCATGTTCTACGCGATCGAGGCCTTGCGCGGCCGCCCTCTCAGCGAACGGGCTCAGGAAATTGGCCTGCGCGTCGGTCTGGGTCTCGTCCTGATGTTAATGCTTTTCGTGACCTGGAACGATCTGGTCCATGTTCGCTCGTTGTTGTGA
- the dxr gene encoding 1-deoxy-D-xylulose-5-phosphate reductoisomerase, whose product MLRTVTLLGATGSIGRSTRDVVAENPERLRIATVVGGRDAQALARVAIETGASFAALADASAGGELGRALAGTGIASGAGRSAVLDAVARPSDIVVSAISGAAGLEATFAALTPGRVIALANKESLVCAGAAVMGRAAAVGARILPLDSEHNALFQVLGHEPISAISKMTLTASGGPFRTWSAEQIAGAKPEQALAHPNYAMGAKITIDSASMMNKGLELIEACFLFGLTPDQLDVLVHPQQIVHGLVTFRDGSVSAGLALPDMRVAAAHCLGVDGRLDAPPARFLDLATTAPLSFERPDLARFPALGLAIAALAGGGAMPAVLNAANEIAVAAFLAGHIPFPGIAGLVEAVCAQTASGLTAPLDVEEALAIDQDARKRAQALLSQAAFAVT is encoded by the coding sequence ATGCTCCGTACAGTCACTCTTCTCGGCGCCACCGGCTCCATCGGCCGCTCGACCCGCGACGTCGTGGCCGAGAACCCGGAGCGCCTGCGCATCGCCACTGTCGTCGGTGGCCGCGACGCGCAGGCGCTGGCGCGCGTCGCGATCGAAACCGGCGCAAGTTTCGCCGCGCTCGCCGATGCGAGCGCTGGCGGCGAACTGGGACGGGCGCTCGCGGGAACCGGCATCGCCAGCGGGGCAGGGCGCTCGGCCGTGCTCGACGCCGTGGCACGGCCGAGCGACATCGTCGTAAGCGCCATCTCCGGCGCAGCGGGGCTGGAGGCGACTTTTGCCGCCCTGACGCCCGGCAGGGTCATCGCGCTCGCCAACAAGGAGAGCCTGGTCTGTGCCGGTGCTGCGGTGATGGGCCGCGCCGCCGCCGTCGGCGCCCGCATCTTGCCGCTCGATTCCGAGCATAACGCCCTCTTCCAAGTGCTGGGCCACGAGCCGATTTCTGCGATCAGCAAGATGACGCTGACCGCCTCGGGAGGGCCTTTCCGGACCTGGAGCGCGGAGCAGATCGCGGGAGCGAAACCCGAGCAGGCACTGGCCCATCCCAACTATGCCATGGGCGCCAAGATCACGATCGACTCGGCCAGCATGATGAACAAGGGTCTCGAACTGATCGAGGCCTGCTTCCTCTTCGGCCTGACGCCGGACCAGCTCGACGTGCTGGTCCATCCGCAGCAGATCGTCCATGGGCTCGTCACCTTCCGCGACGGCTCGGTCAGTGCGGGCCTCGCTTTGCCCGACATGCGGGTCGCCGCCGCCCATTGCCTCGGCGTCGATGGCCGCCTGGACGCACCGCCCGCGCGCTTTCTCGATCTGGCAACGACAGCCCCCTTGTCCTTCGAGCGCCCTGATCTGGCGCGCTTCCCCGCGCTCGGCCTCGCCATTGCGGCACTGGCCGGCGGCGGGGCGATGCCGGCAGTTCTGAACGCCGCCAACGAGATCGCGGTCGCGGCCTTCCTGGCAGGCCATATCCCGTTCCCGGGGATAGCCGGCCTGGTCGAGGCCGTCTGCGCGCAAACCGCGTCCGGGCTGACTGCGCCACTGGATGTCGAGGAAGCCCTCGCCATTGACCAAGACGCGAGAAAGCGCGCGCAAGCGCTCTTGTCGCAAGCCGCCTTCGCTGTCACCTAA